GTTGAGCCTCCTTATGTCCGGCTCATTCCCGGGAATGTCCGTATCCAGAAAAATGACCTTTATGTCTCCGTGCCCCCTCAGTGTGTACTCCCAGGCTCTAACTTTCTGCTCCTTATCGCCAAAGTGCATCCTCACTTCCACATCAAGGGGGGTGAGTACTTTCTTATAATCCCAGAGAGTGTCAAAATCCAGCTGCATCCCGTGATGCGTTATCTTTTGAAGCGTATAACCTTTCTTGTAGAGGAGGGTGATACAAACTGCGGGAATGCTCAGGTCCGCAAAGGAGTAGAGGGTATCACCCGCAAGGGTTCCAAGTCCTCCACTGTATGTGGGTATTCTATCCTCAAGACCAAGCTCCATCACAAAATACGCTATCATAGCTTTAACCCGGCGGAGTATATTTTGACAAAGTACTCGCTCACCATCCTGTAAGTGTTAAAACACGGGCCTACAGTTGCTATGCTGTTTTTCATAAGCTTTACCCACTCATCCTGATAGTTATAATACATGGGCAGTATTATGTGCTGGAGTTTTCCGTATATGTCCTCCAGGTCTTCCTCGTCATTAGACTCGGACATATCGCTCCAGCTGGGTCTGGGACCTATTCCCCAGCCGTTTATGCCCTCTATGCCACCCTCCAGCCACCAGCCATCCCATGTGGAGAGGTTTAAAACTCCGTTCATGGCAGCCTTCATACCGCTGGTGCCACAAGCTTCGTAGGGTCTTTTGGGATTGTTGAGCCACACATCGCACCCAGCCACCAGAAGCTTTGCCAGACCTATACCGTAGTTTTCCAAAAAGACCATCCTCAGGCTCTTTGTTTTACTTTTTGCATAGCTTATCTTGTCGTTTATGTCCTTTATGATAGCCTTGCCATCGCTGTCCGCAGGGTGAGCTCTGCCGGCAAAGACCACCTGAAGACATCCGAACCTCTCGGATATTCTTATGAGCCTGTCTATGTCTTTGAGTATGAGGTTGTTTCTCTTGTAGGCTGTTATTCTCCTTGCTATACACAGTATGGGACACTCGGGCACGAAACTAACATCGTAATTTTTGTTTATAAAGGTGATCAGTCTCTCCTTAGCTTCTGAGTGAGCCTTGAGGAGTTCTATGGATGGTATGTCATGAGCCTGTTTGAGAAGGGCAGGGTTATCATCCCATCCTAGTATGTATCTGTCAAAGAGGTCCTTCATCTCCTCGCACACCCATCTTCTGTGATAAACTCCGTTGGTGATGTAGTCTACATCTCTGAAGGCATAGCTCCTGCGGGTTATAAACCTGTGCCTTAAGGATACCGCATTTACTATGGAGCTGTACCTGGCACTCAGAAGAGAAAGGTCCAGCTGACCATCGTCTGTTGCCTCCTTCTCCCAATCTATGCCATCATACATCTTCAGGTATTCCTTCACCATACTTAATGGGAAGGTGTCATGCCCAACCGGTAGGGAGGTGTGGGTGGTAAAGACTACCTTTTTTTTCACATCTTCAACATCTTTGCTCTCTTTCAAAAGCTCAAACAGCAAAAAGGCAGAATGACTTTCGTTTATGTGATAAAGGGCTATATCGTACCCCAGAGCCTTAAGAGCCCTATAACCCCCAATACCGAGGACTACCTCCTGTATGAGCCTTCTCTCCTTGTCGCTGTAATAGAGCCTTTGAAAGGCTTCTCTCACTTTTTCATCATTACCATCAAGGTCGCCGTCAAGGAAAAGCACCTTTATGTCCCTCTTACCCTTTACCGTGTACTCCCACACCCGTAGCTTCTGCTTTCTTTCTCCTATAGGCACTTCCACTTCAACCGATAGAGGTCTTAACACTTCCTGGTAGTCCCAAATATCCTCCAAGTCAGCCTGCCTTCCATCCTTGGCTATCTTCTGGTAAACATATCCCTTCTTGTACAAAAGAGTCACGCAGACCGCAGGTATGCCAAGGTCAGCAAAGGTAAGTATGGTATCACCTATTAGAGTGCCAAGTCCACCGCTGTAGGTAGGTATACTCTCCTCCAGCCCTACTTCCATCACAAAATAAGCTATCATTTGAGAATATATTTTAACGCATGAGATTTATAAGCACAGACATAACCTGCAGGCTTGACAGCCTTCCCTGGTGCAGGTTTCACACCATGTTCGTACTGGCTCTTGGCATCACATGGGTGCTGGATGCCTTTGAAGTGGTGATAGTCAGCGCAGTCCTAAAGCCCATGTCTAAAGCTTTGAACTTTACACCTACCCAGAGCTCTCTTATGGTAAGCGGTTTTCTTCTGGGAGCTA
The DNA window shown above is from Hydrogenobacter thermophilus TK-6 and carries:
- the glgP gene encoding alpha-glucan family phosphorylase, whose product is MIAYFVMEVGLEESIPTYSGGLGTLIGDTILTFADLGIPAVCVTLLYKKGYVYQKIAKDGRQADLEDIWDYQEVLRPLSVEVEVPIGERKQKLRVWEYTVKGKRDIKVLFLDGDLDGNDEKVREAFQRLYYSDKERRLIQEVVLGIGGYRALKALGYDIALYHINESHSAFLLFELLKESKDVEDVKKKVVFTTHTSLPVGHDTFPLSMVKEYLKMYDGIDWEKEATDDGQLDLSLLSARYSSIVNAVSLRHRFITRRSYAFRDVDYITNGVYHRRWVCEEMKDLFDRYILGWDDNPALLKQAHDIPSIELLKAHSEAKERLITFINKNYDVSFVPECPILCIARRITAYKRNNLILKDIDRLIRISERFGCLQVVFAGRAHPADSDGKAIIKDINDKISYAKSKTKSLRMVFLENYGIGLAKLLVAGCDVWLNNPKRPYEACGTSGMKAAMNGVLNLSTWDGWWLEGGIEGINGWGIGPRPSWSDMSESNDEEDLEDIYGKLQHIILPMYYNYQDEWVKLMKNSIATVGPCFNTYRMVSEYFVKIYSAGLKL